In Clostridium sp. DL-VIII, the following proteins share a genomic window:
- a CDS encoding ABC transporter permease subunit, which yields MELGVKDPKLHVEIKTKKNIFEQMKKQKTLIIMSIPFVIWVAVFCYAPLIGWVMAFQKYKPAKGIFDQTWCGFDQFKILFKDPSFLNVLRNTLCMAIINLALSFICSIGFALLLNEVRRVLAKKFVQTVSYLPHFLSWIIVTGLVQMILSPDPGIINQILMGLHVISQPINFFANPKYFWGIVGLTNVWKEVGWGSIIYLSAITAINPDLYEAAEIDGAGRFKKMLHVTLPGIKPTIIILLIMNLGNVVNAGFEIQYILGNGLILDVSQTIDIFVLKYGISLSNYSLATAAGIFKSVISIILIFIANRFAKSVGEERLF from the coding sequence ATGGAATTAGGAGTAAAAGATCCGAAATTACATGTAGAAATAAAAACAAAAAAGAATATATTCGAACAAATGAAGAAACAGAAAACTCTAATTATTATGTCTATTCCATTTGTAATATGGGTTGCAGTATTTTGTTATGCACCTCTTATTGGGTGGGTAATGGCATTTCAAAAGTATAAACCAGCAAAAGGCATCTTTGATCAGACTTGGTGCGGTTTTGACCAATTTAAAATTTTATTCAAAGATCCAAGTTTTTTAAATGTTTTAAGAAATACATTATGTATGGCCATAATTAATTTAGCCTTGAGTTTTATTTGTTCAATTGGCTTTGCATTATTGCTAAATGAAGTGAGAAGAGTTTTGGCTAAGAAATTTGTACAAACAGTATCTTATCTTCCACACTTTCTTTCATGGATAATCGTAACAGGTCTTGTACAAATGATTCTTTCACCAGATCCAGGCATTATAAACCAAATATTAATGGGATTACATGTAATAAGTCAACCTATTAATTTCTTTGCAAATCCCAAATACTTTTGGGGAATTGTTGGATTAACTAATGTTTGGAAAGAAGTTGGCTGGGGAAGTATTATTTATCTTTCAGCGATCACAGCTATTAATCCGGATTTATATGAAGCAGCGGAGATAGATGGAGCAGGAAGATTTAAAAAGATGTTACATGTTACATTGCCAGGTATTAAGCCAACAATAATTATATTACTTATTATGAATCTTGGAAATGTTGTAAATGCAGGTTTTGAAATTCAATATATACTTGGAAATGGTCTTATTCTAGATGTATCTCAAACAATAGATATTTTTGTTTTGAAATACGGTATTAGTTTAAGTAATTACTCCTTGGCTACAGCAGCAGGTATATTTAAAAGTGTAATAAGTATAATCTTAATATTTATAGCAAATCGTTTTGCAAAATCAGTTGGAGAAGAAAGGCTATTCTAA
- a CDS encoding carbohydrate ABC transporter permease, whose translation MVGTKKRSRHDKIWDTIIGIFMAIFVVVTLYPILNTLAISFNDGVDSVRGGIYIWPRVFSLQNYKTVFHNPNLTQAAFISVSRTVIATVVQVFLTAMLAYVLSRKKFIFKKQLSIVYVLTMYVNGGMIPTYVLMKDLHLTNNFLVYILPGLVAAFNMIVLRTYMNGLPDSLVESAKIDGAGEFRIFIQIILPLCKPALATIALFIAVGQWNSWFDSMLYCAQSPSLTTLQYELMKVLSAATQQGGAGTADIAKNSGSIVTSQSIRAAITIVTALPIVFIYPFLQKYFISGLTIGGVKE comes from the coding sequence ATGGTAGGGACTAAAAAAAGAAGCAGACATGATAAGATATGGGACACTATTATAGGAATATTTATGGCAATATTTGTGGTTGTAACTCTATATCCAATATTAAATACATTAGCTATTTCATTCAATGATGGTGTTGATTCAGTAAGAGGTGGTATTTATATATGGCCAAGAGTATTTTCGCTTCAAAACTATAAAACAGTATTTCACAACCCTAACTTAACACAAGCAGCATTTATATCGGTTTCAAGAACTGTAATTGCTACAGTAGTACAAGTGTTTTTAACAGCAATGCTCGCATATGTTTTAAGTAGAAAAAAATTTATATTTAAAAAGCAGCTTTCAATAGTATATGTGTTAACAATGTATGTTAATGGTGGAATGATTCCAACCTATGTATTAATGAAAGATTTACACTTAACAAATAATTTTTTGGTATACATTTTACCAGGCTTAGTTGCTGCATTTAATATGATTGTTTTAAGAACTTATATGAATGGCTTGCCAGATAGCTTAGTTGAATCTGCAAAAATTGACGGTGCAGGAGAGTTTAGAATTTTTATTCAAATTATCTTACCATTATGTAAACCTGCACTTGCAACAATTGCATTGTTTATTGCAGTTGGACAATGGAACTCTTGGTTTGATTCTATGCTTTATTGTGCACAGAGTCCATCTTTAACAACCCTTCAATATGAACTTATGAAGGTTTTATCGGCTGCAACACAACAAGGGGGGGCTGGTACTGCTGATATAGCAAAAAATTCTGGAAGTATTGTAACATCACAATCTATTCGTGCGGCTATTACAATTGTAACAGCATTACCAATCGTTTTCATTTATCCATTCTTACAAAAATACTTCATTTCAGGTCTTACTATTGGTGGGGTAAAAGAATAA
- a CDS encoding glycosyl hydrolase family 8 — MSAYKTNSYSNVFKECGYAPCDIENRLENIYNTIFYGDDDERLYHPFGEDMAYFVDTGNNDARTEGMSYAMMMCVQRNMKEEFDRLWKWTKTYMYMDKGLNKGYFAWSVSPNGEKNSYGPASDGEEYFAMALFFASHRWGDGDGIFNYSKEAKDILHECIHKGENQDGEPMWDKENKLIKFVPGVNFTDPSYHLPHFYELFSIWSNEEDGQFWKKAAKASRKFLKKACHPITGLAAEYSYYDGKPYNKNKHERYYSDAYRVAANLGLDYEWFEAYDWECECADKIQTFFCETVKEKNDLVYEIDGTIIEEKALHPVAIIATNAMASLASKGKYRKECVDLLWNTPLRTGNRRYYDNCLYLFAFLALSGNYRIWM, encoded by the coding sequence ATGAGTGCTTATAAAACAAATTCGTATAGTAATGTATTTAAGGAATGCGGATATGCTCCATGTGATATTGAAAATAGATTAGAGAATATCTACAATACTATATTTTATGGAGATGATGATGAAAGACTATACCATCCCTTTGGGGAGGATATGGCATATTTCGTGGATACAGGAAACAATGATGCAAGAACAGAAGGAATGTCTTATGCCATGATGATGTGTGTTCAAAGGAATATGAAGGAAGAGTTTGATAGACTATGGAAATGGACGAAAACCTATATGTATATGGATAAAGGCTTAAATAAAGGTTATTTTGCATGGTCCGTAAGTCCTAATGGAGAAAAAAATTCATATGGACCAGCCTCTGATGGTGAAGAATATTTTGCTATGGCATTATTTTTTGCTTCGCATAGATGGGGCGACGGAGACGGGATTTTTAATTATTCAAAGGAAGCAAAAGATATTCTCCATGAATGCATACACAAAGGAGAAAACCAAGATGGAGAACCAATGTGGGATAAGGAAAATAAATTAATAAAATTTGTACCAGGAGTTAATTTTACAGATCCATCATATCATTTGCCTCATTTTTATGAATTGTTTTCTATTTGGAGCAATGAAGAAGATGGTCAATTTTGGAAGAAAGCAGCAAAAGCTAGCAGAAAATTTCTAAAGAAGGCTTGCCATCCTATTACAGGCTTAGCTGCTGAATATTCATATTATGATGGAAAGCCATATAATAAAAATAAGCATGAAAGATATTATAGTGATGCATATAGGGTAGCAGCAAACTTAGGATTAGATTATGAATGGTTTGAAGCTTATGATTGGGAATGTGAATGTGCTGATAAAATTCAAACCTTTTTCTGTGAGACAGTTAAAGAGAAGAATGATTTGGTGTATGAAATTGATGGAACTATCATTGAAGAAAAAGCGCTACATCCAGTAGCTATTATTGCAACTAATGCAATGGCCTCATTAGCCAGTAAGGGGAAGTACAGGAAAGAATGCGTTGATTTACTTTGGAATACACCTCTAAGAACTGGGAATAGAAGATATTATGATAATTGTCTATATTTATTTGCTTTTTTAGCGTTAAGCGGAAATTATAGAATTTGGATGTAG
- a CDS encoding glycoside hydrolase family 43 protein yields the protein MSKIRNPILSGFYSDPSICAVGEDFYLVTSTFAYFPGVPIFHSRDLANWEQIGNILNRKSQLDLTGIEHSQGVYAPTLRYYDGIYYLITTNVPHGGNFIVKAEKSEGPWSDPYVLEGAEGIDPSLFFDDDGRAYYVGTRPNQKGVRYNGDWEIWIQELDLNNLCLVGDSHKIWKGAMRNVIWPEGPHLYKKDNYYYLMIAEGGTASEHCITIARSTSIYGEYEGNPRNPILTHRHLGMKYPIKNVGHGDLVKTQDDKWFMVMLASRTCNGYCNTGRETFLAKVIWEEDWPVVNPGSGVLQLEQEHELEEYEIEPKECCYHFYEKTLENNWMFLRNPSENLYSLTEREGCLRLYLNEQSLKDLDNPAYIGIRQKDYYYVVSTMMEFKPMAERESAGVAIVQNNKYHIRYEYIKKHGNDVLQIVECSNGEDIVIHEIQISSNRLYLKLVSKGQNLSFYYGIDGADHKLLYKNLNTTNLSTEVADGFVGCTIGMYGSGNGEKTNNYADFFWFEYNPITK from the coding sequence ATGAGTAAAATAAGAAATCCAATTTTATCAGGATTTTATTCAGATCCATCAATATGTGCAGTAGGAGAAGACTTTTATTTAGTTACATCTACATTTGCGTACTTCCCAGGAGTTCCAATATTCCATAGCAGGGATTTAGCTAACTGGGAACAGATAGGAAATATACTTAATAGAAAATCGCAGCTGGATTTAACAGGTATAGAGCATTCACAAGGAGTATATGCACCAACATTACGTTATTATGATGGAATATATTATTTAATAACAACCAATGTTCCTCATGGTGGTAATTTTATTGTTAAAGCAGAGAAATCAGAAGGACCATGGTCTGATCCCTATGTGTTAGAAGGAGCAGAAGGTATTGATCCAAGCTTATTTTTTGATGATGATGGAAGAGCATATTATGTTGGCACAAGACCAAATCAAAAAGGTGTACGTTACAATGGAGATTGGGAAATTTGGATTCAAGAATTGGATTTAAACAATCTATGTCTTGTAGGAGATAGCCATAAAATTTGGAAAGGTGCCATGAGAAATGTAATTTGGCCAGAAGGTCCTCATTTATATAAAAAGGATAATTATTATTATTTAATGATAGCAGAGGGAGGAACTGCATCAGAACATTGTATTACTATTGCCAGAAGTACTTCAATTTACGGAGAATACGAGGGAAATCCACGTAATCCAATTCTTACGCATAGACATTTAGGAATGAAATATCCAATAAAAAATGTTGGTCATGGAGATTTAGTAAAAACGCAAGATGATAAGTGGTTTATGGTAATGCTCGCAAGTAGAACATGTAATGGGTATTGCAATACTGGGAGAGAGACATTTTTGGCAAAGGTAATATGGGAAGAAGATTGGCCAGTAGTTAATCCTGGTTCAGGCGTTTTACAATTAGAACAGGAACATGAACTCGAAGAATATGAAATAGAGCCCAAAGAATGTTGTTATCATTTTTATGAAAAAACATTAGAAAATAATTGGATGTTTTTAAGAAATCCAAGTGAAAATTTATATTCTCTTACAGAGAGGGAAGGTTGTTTACGTTTATATTTAAATGAGCAGTCATTAAAAGATTTGGATAATCCAGCTTACATTGGAATTAGGCAAAAAGATTATTATTATGTTGTATCTACTATGATGGAATTTAAGCCTATGGCTGAAAGGGAAAGCGCAGGAGTAGCTATAGTACAAAATAATAAATATCATATTAGGTATGAATATATAAAGAAACATGGGAATGATGTATTACAAATCGTAGAGTGTAGTAATGGAGAAGATATTGTAATTCATGAAATTCAAATAAGTTCAAATAGATTGTATTTAAAATTAGTAAGTAAAGGACAAAATTTATCTTTTTATTATGGAATCGATGGAGCTGACCATAAGTTATTATATAAAAATTTGAATACCACAAATTTAAGTACGGAAGTGGCTGATGGATTTGTTGGATGTACTATTGGGATGTATGGAAGCGGCAATGGAGAAAAAACTAATAATTATGCGGATTTCTTTTGGTTTGAGTACAATCCTATAACAAAGTAA
- a CDS encoding glycosyl hydrolase, which produces MLEEVKIPASGRPFKNNVTYCVGTGRMGLALQKEYIDHLKIVKQSINFKYIRGHGLFCDDVGIYRECEMDGKTYPFYNFTYLDRIIDTYLENGIRPFLELGFMPEKLKTGDKTVFYWKGNVTPPISHERWAELITTTLNHLIERYGREEVITWPVEVWNEPNVSFWAGTMEEYFILYDYSAEAVKKVDSRIQVGGPAICGVETEKWLRSFFEHCIEKNSPLDFITRHCYTANQPTKRGHYIYHTVNKPSQMIDELKETRRIMGDYPRISNMPLHITEFNSSYVPICPVHDTDFHAAYIARILSEIGEYADSYSYWTFSDVFEEMDVPKSVFHGGFGLISMNSIKKPTFYAFEFFSKAGKELLYRDDNLIVTKNEDRYVIIGWNFNDFQDSKESSDEAYVLKLPATGKQAVLVKKEVGGVHANPMQTWSNLGKPRSLNREQLKIVQASAEPLQMDYKLLEKDGVYKIELKISINHLCMLEIIPVKDQTGTYIGYKKEEFYGME; this is translated from the coding sequence ATGTTAGAAGAAGTTAAGATACCAGCTTCAGGCAGGCCCTTTAAAAACAACGTAACATATTGTGTTGGCACTGGCAGAATGGGGCTCGCTCTTCAAAAGGAATATATTGACCATTTAAAAATAGTTAAGCAGTCCATAAATTTTAAGTATATCCGTGGTCATGGATTATTTTGCGATGATGTTGGAATATATCGTGAATGTGAAATGGATGGGAAGACATATCCGTTTTATAATTTTACCTATTTAGATAGAATAATAGATACTTATCTTGAAAATGGCATCAGGCCATTTTTAGAGCTTGGATTTATGCCAGAAAAGCTCAAAACTGGAGATAAGACTGTGTTTTATTGGAAAGGAAATGTGACTCCACCAATATCCCACGAAAGATGGGCAGAACTCATTACGACTACATTAAATCATCTAATAGAGAGATATGGCAGGGAAGAAGTAATTACATGGCCAGTTGAAGTATGGAATGAACCTAATGTCTCGTTTTGGGCAGGTACCATGGAAGAATATTTCATCCTTTATGATTATTCAGCAGAGGCCGTTAAAAAGGTTGATTCACGAATACAGGTTGGTGGACCAGCAATCTGTGGTGTCGAAACAGAAAAATGGCTTAGATCATTTTTTGAGCACTGCATTGAAAAGAATTCACCGCTAGACTTTATTACCCGTCATTGTTATACTGCCAATCAGCCAACTAAGCGAGGGCATTATATATATCATACTGTGAATAAACCATCACAAATGATTGATGAACTAAAAGAGACTAGAAGAATTATGGGGGATTATCCACGTATTTCTAATATGCCTCTTCATATAACGGAATTCAATAGCTCATATGTTCCAATTTGCCCAGTTCATGATACGGATTTTCATGCAGCATATATTGCTCGTATTCTAAGTGAAATAGGAGAGTATGCAGATTCTTATTCCTATTGGACATTCAGTGATGTATTCGAGGAGATGGATGTTCCTAAATCAGTGTTCCATGGAGGATTTGGGTTGATTTCAATGAATTCCATAAAGAAACCAACCTTTTATGCTTTTGAATTTTTCTCTAAGGCTGGGAAAGAGCTGCTTTACCGTGATGATAATTTGATTGTTACTAAAAATGAAGACAGATATGTAATTATTGGATGGAACTTCAATGACTTTCAGGATAGTAAAGAATCATCTGATGAGGCCTATGTTCTAAAATTACCTGCAACAGGGAAGCAGGCAGTTTTAGTTAAAAAGGAAGTGGGAGGAGTTCATGCAAATCCAATGCAGACTTGGAGCAATCTTGGAAAGCCTCGTAGTCTAAACAGAGAACAATTAAAGATAGTGCAGGCTTCAGCAGAACCGCTTCAAATGGATTATAAATTACTTGAAAAAGATGGTGTTTACAAAATAGAATTGAAAATTTCAATTAATCATCTGTGCATGCTGGAAATTATTCCTGTAAAGGATCAAACTGGTACTTATATTGGATATAAGAAGGAAGAATTTTATGGAATGGAATAA